The following are encoded together in the Janthinobacterium sp. Marseille genome:
- a CDS encoding glucan biosynthesis protein D, translating to MQRRDLLKASAALTLAGFHAPSLYAAGSNTSELKVLGKAEAFDYAWLKGQARTLASKPYHAPDYPVPAAVKALDWDQYQAIGYRDDHALWAKDKLRFQVKFFHLGMYANQSVKIHEVKDGKAVELAYDPAMFNYGKSGLKGAEMPKDLGFAGFRVNFHTDLVRDITAFLGASYFRAVGGEWQYGLSARGLAIDCGMERPEEFPRFSEFWLERPAKQSSHLVVYALLDSPSISGAYRFEIAPGATTLMDVDVALYPRKTIERMGIAPLTSMFQMGENDRRISNDWRPEIHDSDGLEMWTGNGEWIWRPLLNPEHLRFNAYADENPRGFGLMQRDRNFDHYQDDGVFYDRRPSLWVEPKAGWGKGSVQLVEIPTVDETFDNIVAFWNPEAKPQPGQELLYGYKLHWGAKMPYAPKAATVVATRTGVGGVIGKKRTYFSWRFAVDFAGGDFALLGKDVKVVPVISATHGTVEITSARPLHDIKGYRAIFDLKVGDEVKGPIDLRLYLAADGQPLSETWLYQWTPPTDRSF from the coding sequence ATGCAACGTCGTGATTTACTCAAAGCTTCCGCCGCGCTGACCCTGGCCGGATTCCATGCTCCCTCACTGTATGCCGCCGGCAGCAATACTTCCGAGCTGAAAGTCCTCGGCAAGGCGGAAGCCTTCGATTACGCATGGCTGAAAGGCCAGGCGCGGACTTTGGCCAGCAAGCCTTACCATGCACCGGACTATCCGGTACCGGCCGCAGTCAAGGCACTGGATTGGGATCAATACCAGGCCATCGGCTATCGCGACGATCATGCTTTGTGGGCCAAGGACAAGCTGCGCTTCCAGGTCAAGTTCTTCCACCTTGGCATGTATGCCAACCAGTCGGTCAAGATCCATGAAGTGAAAGACGGCAAGGCGGTCGAGCTGGCTTACGATCCGGCCATGTTCAATTACGGCAAGAGCGGGCTGAAAGGCGCAGAGATGCCGAAAGACCTCGGCTTTGCCGGCTTCCGTGTCAACTTCCATACCGATTTGGTGCGTGACATTACCGCCTTCCTCGGCGCGAGTTACTTCCGCGCAGTTGGTGGCGAATGGCAGTACGGCTTATCGGCGCGCGGCCTCGCAATCGATTGCGGGATGGAACGGCCGGAAGAATTCCCGCGTTTCAGCGAATTCTGGCTGGAGCGACCAGCAAAGCAATCCAGCCACCTGGTGGTGTATGCCTTGCTCGATTCCCCGAGTATCTCCGGTGCCTATCGCTTTGAAATCGCGCCGGGTGCGACCACCCTGATGGATGTCGATGTCGCGCTGTATCCGCGCAAAACCATAGAGCGCATGGGCATCGCACCCCTGACCAGCATGTTCCAGATGGGGGAAAACGACAGGCGCATCAGCAATGACTGGCGTCCGGAAATCCATGATTCAGACGGCCTCGAAATGTGGACCGGCAACGGCGAATGGATCTGGCGTCCCTTGCTCAACCCGGAACACCTGCGCTTCAATGCCTACGCTGATGAAAATCCGCGTGGCTTCGGCCTGATGCAGCGTGATCGCAATTTTGACCACTATCAGGATGACGGCGTGTTTTATGACCGTCGACCCAGCTTGTGGGTGGAGCCGAAAGCCGGCTGGGGCAAGGGTTCGGTGCAACTGGTCGAGATTCCCACTGTCGATGAAACCTTCGACAATATCGTCGCCTTCTGGAATCCGGAAGCCAAGCCACAACCGGGACAGGAACTGCTATACGGCTACAAACTGCACTGGGGCGCGAAGATGCCTTACGCACCGAAGGCTGCAACCGTGGTCGCGACCCGTACCGGTGTCGGTGGTGTCATCGGCAAGAAAAGGACTTACTTCTCATGGCGTTTCGCGGTCGACTTTGCCGGCGGCGATTTCGCCTTGCTCGGCAAGGACGTCAAAGTGGTACCGGTGATATCGGCCACGCACGGCACGGTGGAAATCACGTCGGCGCGTCCGCTGCACGATATCAAAGGCTATCGCGCAATCTTCGACCTGAAGGTCGGGGATGAGGTAAAAGGACCGATCGACTTGCGTTTATACCTTGCTGCCGACGGCCAGCCTTTGTCCGAAACCTGGTTATACCAATGGACGCCGCCGACCGATCGCAGCTTCTGA
- a CDS encoding TetR-like C-terminal domain-containing protein: MTKKIAVPQRKTYRHGDLYRALLEAGTQLARAGGPTAVVLREATRQVGVAPNAAYRHFADRNALLQAVCYVAQSQLALAIETEMKACADTGNAAGMARAHVRAVGTGYLRFARAEPGLFRTAFSVHEDLQQAQTPAMAGESGLTPFQLLGSALDELVAAGAMTADRRAGAEFLAWSAVHGLAMLSIDGPLRSLNNEQAEAVGQRLIDMVEHGMPLARGWG; this comes from the coding sequence ATGACGAAAAAAATAGCAGTTCCGCAACGCAAGACTTACCGCCACGGGGATTTATACCGGGCTTTGCTGGAGGCGGGAACGCAGCTGGCGCGGGCCGGAGGGCCGACTGCAGTGGTGTTGCGTGAAGCGACGCGGCAGGTTGGGGTGGCGCCGAATGCAGCCTACCGGCATTTTGCAGATCGCAATGCCTTGTTGCAGGCGGTTTGCTATGTCGCGCAGTCGCAACTGGCGTTGGCGATAGAAACAGAGATGAAGGCATGCGCGGATACCGGCAATGCGGCCGGGATGGCACGGGCGCATGTACGTGCAGTCGGTACCGGTTACCTGCGTTTTGCGCGGGCCGAACCGGGCCTGTTCCGTACGGCGTTCTCGGTGCACGAAGATTTGCAGCAGGCACAGACGCCGGCGATGGCAGGGGAAAGCGGGCTCACGCCGTTTCAGTTACTGGGTTCGGCGCTGGATGAATTGGTGGCGGCCGGTGCAATGACGGCCGATCGCCGCGCAGGTGCGGAATTCCTTGCCTGGTCCGCGGTCCATGGTCTGGCAATGTTATCGATAGACGGGCCTTTGCGCAGCCTGAACAATGAGCAGGCGGAAGCGGTAGGCCAGCGCCTGATCGATATGGTGGAACACGGGATGCCGCTGGCGCGTGGCTGGGGCTGA
- a CDS encoding DUF3820 family protein has product MNQEALQLLVTRTMPYGKYKDRLLADLPGHYLGWFAREGFPSGELGSLIALMYELDHNALRHLLDPLRQP; this is encoded by the coding sequence ATGAATCAAGAAGCACTGCAACTACTGGTGACCCGCACCATGCCTTATGGCAAATACAAGGATAGATTGCTGGCCGACCTGCCCGGCCACTATCTCGGCTGGTTTGCCCGCGAAGGTTTTCCATCGGGTGAACTGGGCAGCCTGATCGCCCTGATGTATGAACTCGACCACAATGCCTTGAGGCATTTGCTTGATCCTTTGCGTCAGCCTTAA
- a CDS encoding serine hydrolase: MIRSILFVVAITAASSAFATPVGSKHAIVIDEGTGQVVFEKNATDIVPIASLTKLMTAMVVLDAKPDMHERISITEDDVDTLKFSSSRVPVGAVFSRHELLELALMSSDNRAAHALARSYPGGLEHFKVAVRSKAHMLNLRRTNIEEPTGLSPYNTSTASDLAKLALAASKYPDIERITTVSNDLIDVNGRMRQYHNTNRLVGDKNWTISLSKTGYTQEAGRCIIMRVHAAGRDAIMVLLNARGNANRTADANYLHRLLTKEHHQPVMAKLNLK, translated from the coding sequence ATGATCCGTTCCATCCTCTTCGTTGTTGCCATCACCGCTGCAAGCTCCGCCTTTGCCACCCCCGTCGGTTCCAAACACGCCATCGTCATCGATGAAGGCACGGGCCAGGTTGTATTCGAAAAGAACGCCACCGACATCGTCCCGATTGCATCGCTGACCAAGCTGATGACCGCGATGGTGGTGCTGGATGCCAAACCCGATATGCATGAGCGCATCAGCATCACGGAAGACGATGTGGATACGCTGAAATTCAGCTCGTCACGCGTGCCGGTCGGCGCGGTTTTTTCGCGCCACGAATTGCTGGAACTGGCGCTGATGTCGTCCGATAACCGTGCTGCACATGCGCTGGCACGCAGCTATCCGGGCGGCCTCGAGCACTTCAAGGTGGCGGTCCGCAGCAAAGCGCACATGCTGAACCTGCGTCGTACCAATATCGAAGAACCGACCGGCCTCTCACCGTACAACACCTCGACTGCGAGCGACCTGGCCAAGCTGGCACTGGCCGCATCCAAGTATCCGGACATCGAAAGAATCACGACCGTCAGCAATGACCTGATCGACGTCAATGGCCGCATGCGCCAGTATCACAACACCAATCGACTGGTCGGCGACAAGAACTGGACCATCTCGCTGTCGAAAACCGGTTATACGCAGGAAGCCGGACGCTGCATCATCATGCGTGTACACGCAGCAGGACGCGATGCCATCATGGTTTTATTGAATGCGCGCGGGAATGCGAATCGGACGGCGGATGCCAACTACCTGCACCGCCTGCTGACGAAAGAACATCATCAGCCGGTCATGGCCAAGCTTAATCTGAAGTAA
- a CDS encoding FeoA domain-containing protein: MNLSELLPFTPAVVDEVINVEGDDPIAKRLRELGFVSGEAVRIVARGPIGADPLLVQVGFTRFALRRSEAQRVRIHVAS, encoded by the coding sequence GTGAATCTTTCCGAATTGCTCCCATTTACTCCCGCCGTAGTTGACGAAGTCATCAATGTTGAAGGCGATGACCCGATTGCCAAACGTTTGCGCGAGCTCGGTTTCGTTTCCGGCGAAGCGGTGCGCATCGTGGCGCGTGGCCCGATAGGTGCCGATCCCTTATTAGTGCAAGTCGGTTTCACCCGTTTTGCTTTGCGTCGTTCCGAAGCGCAGCGTGTACGCATCCACGTCGCCAGTTAA
- a CDS encoding DUF6587 family protein, which produces MSAYDIVQEVIIAAIVLFSALYVLRRLFPKWMRARQEALATTLSKPARPYPLRKLGIFLMPGESAGGGCGSGCSTCSTCESNPQAEPETKPLEFQRHI; this is translated from the coding sequence ATGAGCGCTTATGACATCGTGCAGGAAGTGATTATTGCGGCGATTGTATTGTTCAGCGCGCTGTACGTACTGCGCAGGCTATTCCCGAAGTGGATGCGCGCACGGCAAGAGGCGCTGGCGACGACGCTGAGCAAGCCAGCGCGTCCTTATCCTTTGCGTAAATTGGGTATATTCCTGATGCCGGGCGAAAGCGCGGGCGGTGGCTGCGGCAGTGGTTGCAGCACTTGCTCTACTTGCGAGAGCAATCCGCAAGCAGAACCTGAAACAAAGCCGCTGGAATTCCAGCGGCATATCTAA
- a CDS encoding ferrous iron transporter B has product MSISRIALVGNPNCGKTALFNQLTGSRQKVANYAGVTVERKEGRFTAPSGRVFSLLDLPGAYSLDATSPDEVITRDICLGRRAGEAAPELIVCVVDATNLRLHLRFVLEVKRLGRPMVLALNMMDAARKRGVTIDREELQRQLGMDVIETVAIHNGGAKDLVEHLDKVVAKELVAPVVHEGEVHEQVRQILAAAVVMPTATSGIDDTIDRWVLHPVFGLAILALVMFFIFQAVFSWAEPLMDGITEGVTVTGEWFAATLPDGMLRSLIVDGLFAGLGAVLVFLPQILILFLFILVLEESGYLPRAAFLLDRLMFKAGLTGRSFIPLLSSFACAIPGIMATRSIQDPRDRLTTILVAPLMTCSARLPVYTLLIAAFIPSSTVWGIFNLQGIVLFVLYVAGIVSAMAVAWFIKRMRKDKSEHALLMELPSYRMPGIRNVAIGLWERALIFLRRVTTIILSLTVLLWFLSTFPSPPEGATLPAIDYSLAGQLGRLMEPIFAPIGFNWQICIALIPGLAAREVAVAALGTVYAMSGSEEAVAAQLGPVIAAQWSLATALALLAWYVFAPQCLSTLAVIRRETNSWRTVAVSAGYLFGLAYLAAFLTYQITKALT; this is encoded by the coding sequence ATGTCCATTTCCCGCATTGCGCTTGTTGGTAACCCTAACTGTGGCAAGACCGCCTTATTCAATCAACTGACCGGTAGCCGCCAGAAAGTGGCGAACTATGCCGGTGTGACGGTAGAACGCAAGGAAGGGCGCTTTACCGCGCCATCCGGTCGCGTCTTCAGCCTGCTGGATTTGCCGGGTGCTTACAGCCTTGATGCGACCAGCCCGGATGAAGTGATTACGCGTGATATTTGCCTGGGCCGCCGTGCCGGTGAAGCCGCACCCGAGCTGATCGTGTGCGTGGTCGATGCAACCAACCTGCGCCTGCATTTGCGCTTCGTGCTGGAAGTCAAACGCCTCGGACGTCCGATGGTGCTGGCGCTGAATATGATGGATGCGGCGCGCAAGCGTGGGGTCACGATTGACCGTGAAGAGCTGCAACGCCAGCTCGGCATGGATGTGATTGAAACCGTCGCGATTCATAACGGCGGTGCCAAAGACCTGGTCGAACATCTGGACAAGGTGGTGGCAAAGGAATTGGTCGCGCCGGTCGTGCATGAAGGTGAAGTGCATGAACAGGTACGCCAGATACTGGCCGCTGCGGTGGTGATGCCAACTGCGACATCCGGTATTGATGACACGATAGACCGCTGGGTTTTGCATCCGGTATTCGGCCTGGCGATCCTGGCATTGGTGATGTTCTTTATTTTCCAGGCGGTGTTTTCCTGGGCCGAACCCTTGATGGATGGCATTACCGAAGGCGTGACCGTTACCGGTGAATGGTTTGCCGCAACGCTGCCGGACGGCATGCTGCGCAGCCTGATTGTCGACGGCTTGTTTGCCGGCCTGGGTGCGGTATTGGTATTCCTGCCGCAAATCCTGATCCTTTTCCTCTTCATCCTGGTACTGGAAGAATCCGGTTACCTGCCACGCGCGGCTTTCCTGCTGGATCGTTTGATGTTCAAGGCGGGCCTGACCGGGCGCTCCTTTATTCCCTTGCTGTCCAGCTTTGCCTGCGCGATTCCCGGCATCATGGCGACGCGCAGTATCCAGGATCCGCGTGATCGGCTGACAACCATCCTGGTGGCACCGCTGATGACTTGTTCCGCTCGTTTGCCGGTGTATACCTTGCTGATCGCCGCCTTTATCCCGAGCAGCACGGTGTGGGGCATCTTCAACTTGCAGGGTATCGTGCTGTTTGTCTTGTACGTGGCCGGTATCGTCAGCGCCATGGCGGTGGCATGGTTCATCAAGCGCATGCGCAAGGACAAGAGCGAACATGCTTTGTTGATGGAGTTGCCGTCCTACCGCATGCCGGGCATACGCAACGTGGCGATTGGTTTGTGGGAACGTGCACTGATTTTCCTGCGTCGCGTCACGACCATCATCCTGTCCCTGACGGTATTGTTGTGGTTCCTGTCGACTTTCCCGTCGCCACCGGAAGGCGCGACCCTGCCGGCGATTGATTACAGCCTGGCCGGCCAGCTCGGCCGCCTGATGGAACCGATCTTTGCACCTATCGGTTTTAACTGGCAGATTTGTATTGCCCTGATCCCGGGCCTGGCGGCGCGTGAAGTGGCGGTAGCCGCTTTGGGCACCGTGTATGCGATGTCGGGTAGCGAAGAAGCGGTCGCGGCTCAGCTCGGTCCTGTGATTGCCGCGCAATGGTCGCTGGCGACAGCGCTGGCCTTGCTGGCCTGGTATGTCTTCGCACCACAATGCCTGTCGACGCTGGCGGTGATCCGGCGTGAAACGAATTCCTGGCGTACAGTGGCGGTTTCGGCCGGTTACCTGTTTGGCCTGGCTTACCTGGCGGCATTCCTGACTTACCAGATTACGAAGGCACTGACATGA